A single genomic interval of bacterium HR17 harbors:
- the dpnA_3 gene encoding Modification methylase DpnIIB, producing the protein MSRRLPNISLQRGYRVLTAEQARQIATEWLKVGRLENAVALGLPEIDDRYHIWRVPLLNKATGELIGEVAIDTFTSLVFENRSTRFEVLEMRLLGRTEEALKVNQEPKRYVLSSLRNIVALGDCEEVLSNLPAQSVDLVFTSPPYYNARPEYSEFVSYEDYLEKMRRVIRQVHRVLNEGRFFVINVAPVLIRRPNRQGQSKRLAVPFDLHRIFVEEGYDFIDDIIWVKPEGAGWAVGRGRRFAADRTPLQYKPVPVTEYILVYRKHTDKLIDWNIRTYPDQEAVRQSKILGDYDRTNVWYIQPAYHPEHPAVFPLELAEKVIRYYSFKGDVVLDPFAGVGTTGKAAWKLGRRFVLIEKEPRYVDIIRREIVSWMGKKSLDVLYLNCDPPMLDQGLLFERGDKYDSES; encoded by the coding sequence ATGAGCCGTCGCCTTCCCAATATCTCATTGCAGCGTGGCTACAGGGTATTGACAGCAGAACAAGCACGGCAAATTGCGACTGAATGGCTCAAGGTGGGTCGCTTGGAAAACGCTGTTGCTTTGGGTTTACCTGAAATTGATGACCGCTATCACATTTGGCGAGTTCCACTGCTCAACAAAGCAACGGGTGAACTTATCGGTGAAGTCGCTATTGACACTTTTACTTCCCTCGTCTTTGAAAATCGCTCGACACGCTTTGAGGTCCTTGAAATGAGGCTTTTGGGTCGGACTGAGGAAGCGTTGAAGGTAAACCAAGAGCCTAAACGATATGTGCTTTCATCCCTGCGCAATATCGTCGCTTTAGGAGATTGCGAAGAAGTTTTATCAAATCTACCTGCCCAATCTGTGGATTTAGTGTTCACCTCGCCGCCTTACTACAATGCTCGCCCAGAATACAGCGAGTTTGTCAGTTATGAGGACTACCTTGAAAAGATGCGGCGCGTCATTCGTCAGGTTCACCGAGTTTTGAATGAGGGAAGGTTTTTTGTCATAAATGTCGCACCCGTGCTTATCCGCCGTCCCAACCGTCAAGGTCAGTCCAAACGGTTGGCTGTGCCTTTTGATTTACATCGCATCTTTGTTGAGGAAGGCTATGATTTCATTGATGACATCATCTGGGTCAAGCCTGAAGGAGCAGGTTGGGCTGTCGGACGCGGACGCCGTTTCGCTGCCGATAGAACACCGCTACAATACAAGCCTGTTCCCGTGACCGAATATATTCTCGTTTACCGCAAACACACCGACAAGTTGATTGACTGGAACATCCGCACTTACCCAGACCAAGAGGCAGTGAGGCAATCCAAAATACTTGGTGATTACGACCGCACGAATGTGTGGTATATCCAACCAGCATACCACCCTGAACACCCCGCCGTGTTCCCATTAGAGTTAGCCGAGAAAGTTATCCGTTACTACTCTTTCAAGGGCGATGTGGTTTTAGATCCATTCGCTGGCGTTGGAACGACGGGCAAGGCTGCATGGAAGTTGGGGCGTAGGTTTGTGCTTATTGAGAAAGAACCCCGTTATGTGGACATCATTCGTAGAGAAATCGTCTCATGGATGGGCAAGAAATCGTTGGATGTTCTGTATCTTAATTGTGACCCACCAATGCTTGATCAAGGACTGCTCTTTGAGCGAGGAGATAAGTATGACTCGGAAAGTTAA